CTGCCGGCGGGCCAGACCGACCCCACGCTGGCGCGCTTCAGCCTGGCCCCGGATGAAAAGTACCTGCTTCCAGTGTTGAAGGAGATTCTGACTATTAATCCTACCCTCCAGCTGCTGGGCTCGCCCTGGAGCCCGCCCGCCTGGATGAAGACCAACGAGGCCAGCAAGGGGGGTAGCCTCCGGCCGGAGTACTATGGCGCGTATGCGCAGTATTTTGTGAAATACCTGCAAGCCATGCAGGCCCGCGGCATTACCGTGGCGGCCATCACGCCCCAGAACGAGCCGCTGCACCCCGGCAACAACCCCAGCCTGCTGCTGCCGGCCGAAGCGGAGGCCGAATTTATTGGCCGGTACCTGGGGCCGGCCATCAAGGCGGCGGGGCTGAAAACCAAGATTATCTGCTACGACCACAACGCCGACCGGCCCGACTACCCGCTCACGGTGCTCGGCAGCGCGGCGGCCTACCCCTACGTGGATGGCTCGGCCTTTCACCTCTACGCCGGGGCCATTGAGGCGCTGAGCCAGGTGCACGACGCTTTTCCGAAGAAGAATATCTACTTCACGGAGCAGTGGGTAGGCGCGAAAACCGACTTTGCAGGCAACCTCGACTGGCACACCAAAACCCTATTTATCGGCGCGCCGCGCAACTGGGCCCGCACTGTGCTGGAGTGGAACCTGGCCGCCGACCCGCAGCAAAAACCCTACACGCCCGGCGGCTGCACCGAGTGCCTGGGCGCGCTCACGCTGGCCCCCGGCGACCAGGTGACGCGCAATGTAGCCTATTACCTGGTGGCCCACAGCAGCAAATGGGTGCGGCCGGGCGCGGTGCGCATCGGCTCCAGCAGCCCGGCAGAACTACCCAACGTGGCCTACCGCACGCCCGCCGACGGGCACGTGGTGCTGGTGCTCAACGCCCGGCCAACGCCCCAAACCTTTGGCCTGCGCTACCAAGGGCGGGCCGTGGCGGCGACGCTGCCGGCCGGGGCCGTGGGCACCTACGTGTGGTAGTGTTTGGGTGGCGGGCGAAGGCTTTGAAGCGGTACTTGGCTGCCGGTATCTATACTGAAGTAGTCGGCGCGGCCGCTTCGCCGCTCCTCCGCCCCATAACTAACCTTTGCCAAAAACCAATTACTCCGCACGCCGCCGCGCTGCCGTTCTTTACCAGCTAAACATATTTCTTGTTTTAGCCCTATTTCATGTTTCCTTCCCGCACCCTGGGCCTGGCCGCGCTGCTACTGGCCGGCACCTGCGCCACGCACGCCCAAAAAGCCCCCAAAGCCGCCCGGCCCGCCAAGACCCGCGCCTACGTCCCTACCCCCCCCGCCGAGGTGGACCGCCGCGTGGAGGCCCTGCTGAGCCAGATGACGCTGGCCGAAAAAGTGGGCCAGATGACCCAGATAACGCTAGCCGTGGTGGCCAAGGGCAAGAGCCGCTACGCCAGCGACTCGCCCTTTGGCCTCGATGACAGCCGGCTGCGCGATGCGCTGGTGACCTACCACGTGGGCTCCATTATTA
The genomic region above belongs to Hymenobacter psoromatis and contains:
- a CDS encoding glycoside hydrolase family 30 protein; protein product: MKSASFYWLLAACSAIGLLPAQAQRAGHVQAWVTTPDQQQLLRRQPGALQFGPTPPAGAVIEVDDSQTYQTMAGFGYCLTGGSAELLAAMSAPARAKLLRELFGTGPTDIGVSYLRLSIGASDLDATVFSYDDLPAGQTDPTLARFSLAPDEKYLLPVLKEILTINPTLQLLGSPWSPPAWMKTNEASKGGSLRPEYYGAYAQYFVKYLQAMQARGITVAAITPQNEPLHPGNNPSLLLPAEAEAEFIGRYLGPAIKAAGLKTKIICYDHNADRPDYPLTVLGSAAAYPYVDGSAFHLYAGAIEALSQVHDAFPKKNIYFTEQWVGAKTDFAGNLDWHTKTLFIGAPRNWARTVLEWNLAADPQQKPYTPGGCTECLGALTLAPGDQVTRNVAYYLVAHSSKWVRPGAVRIGSSSPAELPNVAYRTPADGHVVLVLNARPTPQTFGLRYQGRAVAATLPAGAVGTYVW